From a region of the Actinomadura luzonensis genome:
- a CDS encoding RNA polymerase sigma-70 factor, with amino-acid sequence MLLSTHEADLFESLRGRLEAIAYRLLGSAGDAEDAVQDTYLRWHAADRQRIETPEAWLTKVLTNICLNRLTSARARRETYVGQWLPEPVLDGDRMLGPADTAEQRESVSMAMLTLMERLSPKERVVYVLREAFGYAHREIAEILDVTEANCQQIHRRAKQHLADARPRAEIEAAAARKIVEEFLAAALSGDTGPLIRLLADDAVSLADGGGKVVARRTPVVGAEGIAQYLRGMFRPSDSKRGLVGGNPAFYAVVVNGEPAVLVEAAGQVVGVLCLEPAPGGLASLHIQVNPDKLQRVARQWAAAGSRPDPIPTAW; translated from the coding sequence ATGTTGCTCAGCACGCACGAGGCCGATCTGTTCGAGAGCCTCAGAGGCCGCCTGGAGGCGATCGCCTACCGCCTGCTCGGCTCGGCCGGCGACGCTGAGGACGCCGTGCAGGACACCTACCTGCGCTGGCACGCGGCCGACCGGCAGCGCATCGAGACGCCCGAGGCCTGGCTCACCAAGGTGCTCACGAACATCTGCCTCAACCGGCTCACCTCGGCCCGCGCCAGGCGGGAGACCTACGTCGGCCAGTGGCTGCCCGAGCCGGTGCTCGACGGCGACCGCATGCTCGGCCCCGCCGACACCGCCGAGCAGCGCGAGTCGGTCTCCATGGCGATGCTCACCCTGATGGAGCGGCTGTCCCCGAAGGAACGCGTGGTGTACGTGCTGCGCGAGGCGTTCGGGTACGCGCACCGCGAGATCGCCGAGATCCTCGACGTCACCGAGGCGAACTGCCAGCAGATCCACCGCCGCGCCAAGCAGCACCTCGCCGACGCGCGGCCCCGCGCGGAGATCGAGGCGGCCGCCGCCCGGAAGATCGTCGAGGAGTTCCTGGCCGCCGCGCTCAGCGGCGACACCGGGCCGCTGATCCGGCTGCTCGCCGACGACGCGGTCAGCCTGGCCGACGGCGGCGGCAAGGTCGTCGCCCGGCGCACGCCGGTCGTCGGGGCCGAGGGCATCGCCCAGTACCTGCGCGGCATGTTCCGGCCGAGCGACTCCAAGCGCGGTCTCGTCGGCGGCAACCCCGCCTTCTACGCCGTCGTCGTCAACGGCGAGCCCGCCGTGCTGGTCGAGGCCGCCGGGCAGGTCGTCGGCGTGCTCTGCCTGGAGCCGGCCCCCGGCGGCCTGGCGTCGCTGCACATCCAGGTCAACCCCGACAAGCTCCAGCGCGTCGCGCGCCAGTGGGCCGCCGCCGGCTCCCGCCCCGACCCGATCCCCACCGCCTGGTGA
- a CDS encoding TetR/AcrR family transcriptional regulator gives MSSTPGLRERKKAETRQAVHEAALRLTLEHGLDNVTVEAIADAANISRRTFSNYFAGKEDALLYGDEQRLGTLVRRVREQPPGRSAWQALRGGLESLHDEVAETDRELHLRTRLAMRHPSLLARQLAQRVRTESELSEAVAGRDLPDGVRPEVITAAFLAALRVATQWWCAENETRGLLELTLGALDQIAATFR, from the coding sequence ATGAGCAGCACACCAGGGCTGCGCGAGCGCAAGAAGGCCGAGACCCGCCAGGCGGTCCACGAGGCCGCGCTCCGGCTCACCCTCGAACACGGCCTCGACAACGTCACCGTCGAGGCCATCGCCGACGCCGCCAACATCTCGCGCCGCACGTTCTCCAACTACTTCGCCGGCAAGGAGGACGCCCTCCTGTACGGCGACGAGCAGCGCCTCGGCACGCTCGTGCGGCGCGTGCGCGAGCAGCCGCCGGGCCGCTCCGCCTGGCAGGCGCTGCGCGGCGGTCTGGAGAGCCTGCACGACGAGGTCGCCGAGACCGACCGCGAGCTGCACCTGCGCACCCGGCTCGCGATGCGGCACCCGTCCCTGCTGGCCCGGCAACTCGCCCAGCGGGTGCGCACCGAGAGCGAGCTGAGCGAGGCGGTGGCCGGCCGCGACCTGCCGGACGGCGTCCGGCCCGAGGTGATCACCGCCGCGTTCCTCGCCGCGCTGCGCGTGGCCACGCAGTGGTGGTGCGCCGAGAACGAGACGCGCGGCCTGCTGGAGCTCACCCTCGGCGCCCTCGACCAGATCGCCGCCACCTTCCGCTGA
- a CDS encoding MDR family MFS transporter, with protein MTHRQILEALSGLLLVLFVAMISGTVVSVALPQIIGALNGSQSQYTWVVTASLLASTASTPIWGKLADLFNKKLLLQIAIVIFMVSSLACGFAQNTGQLITFRAIQGLGMGALQILAQVVIAAMISPKERGRYNGYLGAVMAVATVGGPLLGGFIADASWLGWRWCFFIAVPFTIAAFALLAKTLHLPTVRRADVSIDYWGAGLIAAGVSVLLIWVTFVGNSFDWLSWQTGAMVGGGVLLLGAATWVESKVREPVVPLHVVRRRDPALAILASLAVGMAMFGGAVFLGQYFQIGRGYGPTAAGLLTIPMMVGVLFSSTISGRMVSRSGQTKPYILVGLVVLLAGFAGLSTIDHETSLVLVSAYMLAVGVGVGMSMQNLVLVIQNTVPLREIGAASGAITFFRSLGGTVGVSVLGAVLANQVAANITEGLAKAGIPVKGGGTAGSSLNLAALPEPVKAIVRAAYGDATGHIFLLSAAIAVVGLVAAAFLRPARLRDSLDLPEQAAPQQEQAVTKA; from the coding sequence ATGACCCACCGCCAGATCCTCGAAGCACTGAGCGGCCTGCTGCTCGTCCTGTTCGTCGCGATGATCAGCGGCACCGTCGTCTCGGTGGCGCTCCCGCAGATCATCGGCGCGCTGAACGGCAGCCAGTCGCAGTACACCTGGGTCGTCACCGCGTCCCTGCTGGCCTCGACCGCCTCGACCCCGATCTGGGGCAAGCTCGCGGACCTGTTCAACAAGAAGCTGCTGCTCCAGATCGCCATCGTGATCTTCATGGTCAGCTCGCTGGCCTGCGGCTTCGCCCAGAACACCGGGCAGCTCATCACCTTCCGCGCGATCCAGGGCCTCGGCATGGGCGCGCTGCAGATCCTCGCCCAGGTCGTCATCGCCGCGATGATCTCGCCCAAGGAGCGCGGCCGCTACAACGGCTACCTCGGCGCGGTCATGGCCGTCGCCACGGTCGGCGGCCCGCTGCTCGGCGGCTTCATCGCCGACGCCTCCTGGCTCGGCTGGCGCTGGTGCTTCTTCATCGCGGTGCCGTTCACGATCGCGGCGTTCGCGCTGCTGGCCAAGACGCTGCACCTGCCGACCGTGCGCCGCGCGGACGTGAGCATCGACTACTGGGGCGCCGGCCTCATCGCGGCGGGCGTCAGCGTGCTGCTCATTTGGGTGACCTTCGTCGGCAACTCCTTCGACTGGCTGTCCTGGCAGACCGGCGCCATGGTGGGCGGCGGCGTGCTGCTGCTCGGCGCCGCGACCTGGGTGGAGTCGAAGGTGCGCGAGCCGGTCGTGCCGCTGCACGTCGTACGGCGCCGCGACCCGGCCCTCGCCATCCTGGCCAGCCTCGCCGTCGGCATGGCGATGTTCGGCGGCGCGGTCTTCCTCGGCCAGTACTTCCAGATCGGCCGCGGGTACGGGCCGACGGCGGCGGGCCTGCTGACCATCCCCATGATGGTCGGCGTGCTGTTCTCCTCGACGATCAGCGGCCGGATGGTGTCCAGGAGCGGGCAGACCAAGCCGTACATCCTGGTCGGCCTGGTGGTGCTGCTGGCGGGCTTCGCCGGGCTGTCCACCATCGACCACGAGACGTCGCTGGTGCTGGTGTCGGCGTACATGCTGGCCGTCGGCGTGGGCGTCGGCATGTCGATGCAGAACCTGGTGCTGGTCATCCAGAACACCGTCCCGCTGCGCGAGATCGGCGCGGCGAGCGGCGCGATCACCTTCTTCCGCTCGCTCGGCGGCACGGTCGGCGTGTCGGTGCTCGGCGCGGTGCTGGCCAACCAGGTGGCCGCCAACATCACCGAGGGCCTGGCCAAGGCCGGCATCCCGGTCAAGGGCGGCGGCACGGCGGGCAGCAGCCTCAACCTCGCGGCGCTGCCCGAGCCGGTCAAGGCGATCGTGCGGGCCGCGTACGGCGACGCCACCGGGCACATCTTCCTCCTCTCGGCGGCCATCGCCGTGGTCGGCCTGGTCGCGGCGGCGTTCCTGCGGCCGGCCAGGCTGCGCGACAGCCTGGACCTGCCCGAGCAGGCCGCGCCGCAGCAGGAGCAGGCCGTCACCAAGGCCTGA